One region of Zerene cesonia ecotype Mississippi chromosome 15, Zerene_cesonia_1.1, whole genome shotgun sequence genomic DNA includes:
- the LOC119832660 gene encoding nuclear pore complex protein Nup85, producing MEMSRFSDTSPDSLENQKSTRVKTFILPDKCFEKNVACAWRRGNKFTIYPRGQKAGTTTDACDDKILDIQQEILLFMPILRKLVNEANGTFLSLQRAVEAAKTSDNPVEFLKLSRQYRSILRVCMEGLQEAEQKETDGVESKSLQSYITIFYSIECIWHLCEILYIDVIPGEVVLPYILEWVRFQYPCHEQCAAVMLEACERGSEDNPDYWDTVTGMVIQGRIDVARALLKLHSNSDSNEFKLLDNSLRTMPTYSVYSGISSGEFTISWKHWQAECRSKLTSRVLAQQPQLELILRIMIGDYTAFEIIRTKYTSWFDVLGGWILFTMPWAKRRELSSAAAACAGLATTTRTHLDVIVQAALEGDLHQVIHEIQQISDNGWFATHLTDMLYHCGKLQIMDKHQVDVTTRLRDSLILEYGSLMMEHKSLWSVGLSYLVTCPPEGLKRAELLLERIPLDSEAKAMRIIAEANKYGLLEVVQTVCGCMSTRRLGAGLAGGALAWGGRARSPALCRRAAAWALRRYCDGARADLLPAAGAALLVDDTLLLLGKYCDFHRLYNAREFKKAAKLLISLITSKIVPDYFWETLLLDSLPLLETETPVLSAEDTYEIMLCLELRAVHLDGEKAELLRLALVRNLARTALMNDKEEE from the exons ATGGAAATGTCTAGGTTTTCCGACACTTCTCCTGATTCATTAGAGAACCAGAAATCCACCCGCGTAAAAACATTT ATACTGCCAGACAAATGCTTCGAGAAAAATGTTGCATGTGCCTGGCGACGGGGGAACAAGTTTACGATATACCCGCGCGGGCAAAAGGCCGGCACAACAACAGATGCATGCGATGACAAAATTTTAGACATACAACAAGAAATCCTGCTGTTTATGCCTATTCTCCGCAAATTAGTCAACGAAGCAAATGGGACATTCCTGTCCTTGCAGAGAGCAGTTGAAGCGGCAAAGACGTCGGACAATCCagttgaatttttgaaattgtctCGTCAGTACCGTTCTATCCTCCGAGTATGCATGGAGGGTTTACAAGAAGCCGAACAAAAGGAAACAGACGGTGTCGAAAGCAAAAGTCTCCAATCATACATAACTATATTCTATTCAATTGAGTGCATTTGGCATTTATGTGAGATACTATATATAGATGTCATACCAGGGGAAGTTGTTCTGCCATATATATTGGAGTGGGTCAGGTTCCAGTACCCATGTCACGAGCAGTGTGCAGCTGTCATGTTAGAGGCGTGTGAGCGAGGTTCGGAAGATAATCCCGATTATTGGGACACAGTGACGGGTATGGTTATTCAAGGAAGAATAGATGTGGCAAGGGCACTGCTTAAGCTTCACTCAAATTCTGATAGCAATGAGTTTAAGTTACTTGATAATTCATTGAGGACTATGCCAACATACAGT GTTTACAGTGGGATTTCAAGCGGAGAGTTCACAATATCATGGAAGCACTGGCAGGCAGAGTGTCGGTCGAAGCTGACCAGCCGAGTTTTAGCTCAGCAACCACAGTTGGAACTTATTTTGAGG ATAATGATCGGAGACTACACGGCATTTGAGATAATACGCACCAAATATACTTCATGGTTTGACGTGCTTGGTGGTTGGATTCTGTTCACCATGCCCTGGGCGAAGCGCCGGGAGCTGTCGAGTGCTGCCGCGGCGTGCGCTGGGCTGGCTACCACTACGAGGACACATTTGGATGTTATTGTACAGGCTGCGCTTGAAGGTGACCTGCATCAG GTTATACATGAAATACAACAAATATCAGACAACGGCTGGTTCGCCACTCACCTCACTGATATGCTCTACCACTGCGGCAAGCTGCAGATAATGGATAAGCACCAAGTTGA tGTCACAACTCGCCTTCGAGATAGTCTTATTCTAGAATACGGTTCACTAATGATGGAGCATAAATCTCTATGGTCGGTGGGGCTTTCGTACTTGGTGACATGTCCTCCAGAGGGTCTGAAGAGAGCCGAGTTGCTGTTGGAGAGGATCCCGTTGGATTCAGAGGCGAAAGCTATGAGAATAATTGCCGAGGCTAATAAATATGGATTGCTTGAAGTCG TGCAGACGGTGTGCGGCTGCATGTCGACGCGGCGGCTGGGCGCGGGGCTGGCGGGCGGCGCGCTGGCGTGGGGGGGGCGCGCGCGCTCGCCGGCGCTGTGCCGGCGCGCCGCCGCGTGGGCGCTGCGCCGCTACTGCGACGGCGCGCGCGCCGATTTGCTGCCCGCCGCCGGCGCCGCGCTGCTCGTGGACGACACGCTGCTGCTGCTGG GTAAATACTGTGACTTCCATAGACTATACAATGCCAGGGAGTTCAAAAAAGCTGCCAAGTTACTGATCTCATTGATAACTTCAAAGATTGTGCCTGACTA TTTCTGGGAAACCCTGCTCCTAGACAGTTTGCCCCTACTCGAGACTGAGACACCAGTACTGTCTGCTGAAGACACCTACGAAATTATGCTGTGCCTCGAGCTTCGCGCCGTCCACCTCGACGGAGAGAAGGCTGAGCTGCTGCGACTGGCGCTGGTCAGGAACCTGGCGAGGACAGCGCTTATGAACGATAAGGAAGAAGAGTAG
- the LOC119832411 gene encoding glucose dehydrogenase [FAD, quinone]-like, translating to MACASPCPDSLQGAAGSTFANLLTHLLAAQCLIKEPWPKDHLDRVADGDSFDFIIVGSGTAGSIIANRLTEIDHWKVLLIEAGGDPPIESIIPNFSGATHNSVHAWQYYTELDESTNRASVNGTSFWPRGRMLGGTGSINGLLHMKGSSGDYEPWHLQPNDGWDWDTIQTYFKKSEKMIDPFILNDPELSKNHGTKGDFIIDQLNFTHTEIVDKLTAAYQEMGLKYLEDLNGPTQMGYGKIRGSNYKGRRVSTATSFLNSARDRSNLYILKNAFVEQIIFEDMKAIGIKVSLHNDLKATYYVTKEVIVSAGSVNTPVLLMLSGIGPKFHLEELQIKVLQDLPVGENLQDHVRIPIPVTLNSGAKQKDGSYWYKAAAQYLLDQTGPHATNYDQPNINAFLSVPDGKRLPDVQIDHNYFVPNTSYVYPMCRNIMSFNDEICKQFSKMNAESEMIIFFVALCRPHSKGKILLRSKIPTDHPKIYSKYFSDPRDMTTFVKSLKRVTDIVQTVSLKAVKAELQRIFYEDCDEFEFKSDEYWECMARTVTYNVYHPVGTAKMGAKEDKSTVVDSKLRVLGVSGLRVVDASVMPTIPSVNTNAATMMIAERASDFIKEDYVVSFSKDEL from the exons ATGGCATGTGCCAGTCCATGTCCAGATTCACTGCAAGGTGCCGCTGGAAGCACCTTCGCAAACTTGCTGACTCACCTCCTTGCTGCTCAGTGCTTGATAAAAGAACCCTGGCCTAAGGATCACTTGGACAGAGTAGctg atGGCGATTCTTTCGACTTCATTATCGTCGGTTCTGGAACAGCTGGATCTATAATTGCGAACAGATTAACAGAAATCGATCATTGGAAGGTCCTACTCATAGAAGCAGGTGGTGATCCACCTATAGAATCTATT ATTCCAAATTTTTCTGGAGCAACTCATAATAGTGTTCACGCTTGGCAGTATTACACAGAATTGGATGAAAGTACAAATAGAGCATCAGTAAACGGGACGTCTTTTTGGCCACGTGGTAGAATGTTAGGCGGCACTGGCTCTATCAACGGTCTTCTTCATATGAAAGGAAGCTCTGGTGATTATGAACCCTGGCACCTTCAACCAAACGATGGCTGGGATTGGGACaccatacaaacatacttcaAGAAAAGTGAAAAAATGATCGACCCGTTCATACTCAACGATCCTGAATTAAGTAAAAATCATGGAACGAAGGGAGATTTCATTATAGATCAGTTGAATTTCACGCACACTGAAATCGTCGATAAACTTACGGCTGCTTATCAAGAAATGGGATTAAAATATCTAGAAGATTTAAATGGACCAACTCAAATGGGATATGGTAAAATCCGTGGCAGTAACTACAAGGGCAGACGAGTAAGCACTGCAACAAGCTTCCTTAATAGTGCTAGAGATCGCtcaaatttatacatacttaAAAATGCCTTTGTCGAGCAAATAATTTTCGAAGATATGAAAGCTATAGGGATAAAGGTTTCACTTCACAATGATCTGAAGGCAACATACTATGTAACAAAAGAAGTAATAGTTAGCGCAGGATCTGTAAATACACCGGTGTTACTGATGTTGTCTGGTATTGGGCCTAAATTCCATTTGGAAGAGTTACAAATCAAAGTTCTACAAGATTTACCAGTGGGAGAAAATCTTCAAGATCACGTCCGTATTCCCATACCAGTAACATTAAACAGTGGAGCTAAACAAAAAGATGGTTCATACTGGTATAAGGCCGCTGCTCAATATTTATTGGACCAGACCGGGCCGCACGCTACAAATTATGACCAGCCAAACATTAATGCTTTCCTATCAGTACCAGATGGCAAACGGTTACCAGACGTTCAAAttgatcataattattttgttcccAATACAAGTTATGTTTATCCAATGTGCAGAAACATTATGTCGtttaatgatgaaatatgCAAACAGTTTTCAAAAATGAACGCGGAAAGCGAAATGATCATATTTTTTGTGGCACTCTGTAGGCCTCATTCCAAAGGAAAAATATTGCTTCGATCGAAGATACCTACAGATCACCCgaagatttattcaaaatatttcagcGACCCCAGAGACATGACTACGTTCGTCAAAAGCTTGAAACGAGTAACAGATATTGTACAAACTGTTTCGCTTAAAGCGGTAAAAGCGGAATTGCAAAGAATATTTTACGAAGATTGcgatgaatttgaatttaaaagtgATGAGTACTGGGAATGCATGGCAAGAACTGTGACGTATAACGTGTATCATCCAGTAGGGACAGCTAAAATGGGAGCCAAGGAAGATAAAAGCACTGTAGTTGATAGTAAATTGAGAGTTTTAGGTGTTAGCGGATTGCGAGTAGTCGATGCAAGTGTAATGCCAACAATTCCTAGTGTTAATACAAACGCAGCTACTATGATGATTGCTGAGAGGGCTTCTGATTTCATTAAAGAGGATTATGTAGTGTCTTTTAGTAAGGATGAACTATGA
- the LOC119832319 gene encoding 7,8-dihydro-8-oxoguanine triphosphatase-like, which yields MLVKKVFTLVFLRKDKEILLGLKKRGFGVNKWNGFGGKLEPNESILEAASRELKEECCVDVKTVDLKNIAHLEFTFEGEPTLMDVRVFSTNVFQGTPQETDEMRPKWFHCDQVPFDEMWPDDRIWFPYMLKGILFYGKFHYKGFDTILNHHIEELESMESFYDRHK from the coding sequence atgttggtGAAGAAAGTTTTCACCTTGGTATTCCTGAGAAAAGACAAGGAGATTTTATTAGGCTTGAAGAAACGAGGTTTTGGTGTAAACAAATGGAATGGTTTCGGCGGGAAACTAGAACCGAACGAATCCATCCTTGAAGCTGCATCCCGTGAACTAAAAGAAGAATGCTGCGTCGATGTAAAAACTGTTGATTTGAAGAATATAGCTCATTTGGAATTTACCTTCGAAGGGGAACCTACATTAATGGACGTACGAGTTTTTTCGACAAATGTTTTTCAAGGAACCCCTCAAGAAACTGACGAAATGCGCCCGAAATGGTTTCACTGTGACCAAGTTCCATTTGACGAAATGTGGCCCGATGACCGTATATGGTTTCCGTATATGTTAAAAgggatattattttatggtaaaTTCCATTACAAGGGGTTTGATACTATATTAAACCATCATATCGAAGAATTGGAATCCATGGAATCGTTTTATGATAGACATAAGTAA